In Stutzerimonas stutzeri, a genomic segment contains:
- the adeC gene encoding AdeC/AdeK/OprM family multidrug efflux complex outer membrane factor, which yields MNKSVMTLALMTALSGCSLIPEYQRPDAPTAANWPEGEAYEGVVSAAQGQQKLDWEAFFRDPALRQLIGVALENNRDLRVAALNVDAYRALYRIQRADLLPIVSADGTGSRTRTPGDLNQTGQSTISSQYSATLGVSWELDLFGRLGSLREQALQEYFATEAAQRSTQISLIASVANAWLTLQADQALLQVSRDTLKTYEQSLGLTQHSFDVGVASALDLSQARSAVDTARVRIEQYTRQVAQDRNALTLLLGQSIPPGNLPAPGELQREQLAALPVGLPSDLLHKRPDIIQAEYRLKAANANIGAARAAFFPSISLTGAAGTASSELSGLFGGGSRYWNFSPSISVPIFNAGQLRANLDYAEISRNIQVAQYETAIQTAFREVADGLAAQATYTRQVQAQRDLLDTSEDYFRLAERRYRTGVDSYLTLLDAQRQLFEVQQQYITDRLAQMVSEVNLFKALGGGWDEQAEPIPGEG from the coding sequence ATGAACAAGTCGGTAATGACCCTGGCACTGATGACCGCGTTGAGCGGCTGCTCCCTGATTCCCGAGTACCAGCGTCCTGATGCTCCCACGGCGGCCAACTGGCCGGAGGGCGAAGCCTATGAGGGCGTTGTCAGCGCGGCTCAGGGGCAACAGAAGCTGGACTGGGAAGCATTCTTCCGCGACCCGGCACTGCGCCAACTGATTGGTGTGGCGTTGGAAAATAACCGCGACCTGCGTGTCGCGGCGCTTAACGTCGATGCCTATCGTGCGCTGTATCGCATCCAGCGAGCCGACCTGCTGCCAATCGTGAGCGCTGACGGTACTGGCAGTCGCACACGGACGCCAGGCGACCTCAATCAGACCGGACAGAGCACGATAAGCAGTCAATACAGTGCAACGCTCGGGGTGTCTTGGGAACTGGACTTGTTTGGTCGTCTCGGCAGTCTGCGTGAGCAAGCGTTGCAGGAATACTTCGCCACCGAAGCGGCGCAGCGCAGCACGCAGATCAGCCTGATCGCTAGCGTTGCAAACGCCTGGCTGACGTTACAGGCCGATCAGGCCCTGCTGCAGGTCAGCCGCGACACATTGAAAACCTACGAGCAAAGCCTCGGTTTGACGCAACACAGCTTCGATGTGGGCGTCGCCTCGGCGCTCGATCTGAGCCAGGCGCGCAGCGCCGTGGATACGGCGCGGGTCCGCATCGAACAGTACACACGCCAGGTGGCGCAGGATCGCAATGCGCTGACGTTGCTGCTCGGACAGAGCATCCCTCCCGGTAACCTGCCGGCTCCCGGCGAATTGCAGCGCGAGCAACTGGCAGCGTTGCCTGTCGGTCTGCCGTCTGACCTGCTGCACAAACGACCGGACATCATTCAGGCGGAGTATCGGCTCAAGGCGGCCAATGCCAATATCGGCGCGGCCCGAGCGGCGTTCTTCCCGAGCATCAGCCTGACCGGCGCGGCGGGCACGGCAAGCAGCGAACTGTCTGGCTTGTTCGGCGGCGGCTCTCGTTATTGGAATTTCTCGCCAAGCATCAGTGTGCCGATCTTCAATGCCGGACAACTGCGCGCCAACCTCGACTACGCTGAAATCAGCCGCAACATCCAGGTAGCGCAATACGAGACGGCTATTCAGACCGCCTTTCGCGAGGTGGCCGATGGTCTGGCTGCCCAGGCCACCTATACGCGTCAGGTGCAGGCGCAGCGCGACCTGCTCGATACCAGCGAAGACTACTTCCGCTTAGCGGAGCGACGCTACCGAACCGGTGTGGATAGCTACCTGACGCTGCTTGACGCCCAGCGCCAGCTGTTCGAAGTGCAGCAGCAGTACATCACTGATCGCCTGGCGCAGATGGTCAGTGAGGTCAATCTGTTCAAGGCGCTGGGTGGCGGCTGGGACGAGCAAGCAGAGCCTATTCCCGGCGAAGGCTGA
- a CDS encoding efflux RND transporter permease subunit produces MSKFFIDRPIFAWVIALVLMLAGTLAILNLPVNQYPSIAPPNVAISVNYPGASAQTVQDTVVQVIEQQLNGLDGLRYIFSESNSDGSMTINVTFEQGTNPDIAQVQVQNKLQLATPLLPQQVQQQGIRVSKSARNFLMVVALVSKDGQQSNYDLANYIVANIQDPISRTQGVGDFQVFGAQYAMRIWLDPAKLQQYQLTAVDVRSAIQEQNVQVSSGQLGGLPALETQQLNATIIGKTRLETPEQFRKILLKVNADGSQVRLRDVAKVELGAESYAIRAEYNGQPAAGLGIRLAAGGNALDTANAVRETISELEPFFPPGVEVVYPYDTTPVISASIEGVVHTLVEAFVLVFLVMFLFLQNLRATLIPTLAVPVVILGTFAILLTFGYSINTLTMFAMILAIGLLVDDAIVVVENVERVMREEGLSAKEATRKSMGQIQGALVGIGVVLSAVLLPMAFFGGSTGVIYRQFSITIVSAMVLSVLVALIFTPALCATILKPHDGDHEGKRGFFGWFNRTFDRGTRRYESGVAALLRRKAPYLLMYLLIVGVMVWMFTRIPTAFLPEEDQGVLFAQVQTPAGSSASRTQEVVEQMRDYLLKEESETVRSVFTITGFNFAGRGQSSGMAFIMLKPWEERTESGQGVFDLAQRAQGYFFSLRDAMVFAFAPPAVMELGNATGFDVYLQDQAGLGHEALTQARDKFMELAGQDPTLTGVRFNGLRDEPQYHLIIDDEKARAHGVSLATINDSLSIAWGSSYVNDFIDRGRVKRVYMQGEPSSRMNPEDLGKWYVRNDAGEMVPFTAFATGEWTYGPPKLTRFNGVPAMEILGSAAPGYSSGEAMAAVERIAEQLPTGIGYSWTGQSYEERLSGSQAPALYALSLLVVFLALAALYESWAIPFSVMLVVPLGIVGALAFTMGRGLSNDVFFQVGLLTTIGLSARNAILIVEFAKTLHEQGMTLVDAAIEACRIRLRPIVMTSLAFMLGVLPLAISSGAGAGSKHAIGTGVIGGMLSAMLLAIFWVPLFYVVVSSLSGRRKKVADEPRGDSQ; encoded by the coding sequence ATGTCCAAATTCTTTATCGATCGGCCGATCTTCGCCTGGGTTATCGCCCTGGTGCTGATGCTCGCCGGTACGCTGGCGATTCTCAATCTGCCGGTCAATCAGTATCCCAGTATCGCACCGCCCAACGTGGCGATCTCGGTCAACTACCCGGGCGCTTCGGCGCAAACGGTTCAAGATACCGTCGTCCAGGTCATCGAGCAGCAGCTCAACGGCCTAGATGGGCTGCGCTACATCTTCTCGGAGAGCAACTCCGACGGTAGCATGACCATCAACGTAACGTTCGAGCAGGGCACCAATCCCGATATCGCCCAGGTACAGGTGCAGAACAAGCTGCAGCTGGCTACCCCTTTGCTGCCGCAGCAGGTCCAGCAGCAGGGCATCCGCGTATCCAAATCGGCGCGCAACTTCCTGATGGTGGTCGCGCTGGTGTCCAAGGACGGCCAGCAGAGCAACTACGATCTGGCCAACTACATCGTGGCCAACATCCAGGATCCGATTTCCCGTACACAGGGTGTTGGTGACTTTCAAGTGTTCGGCGCTCAATACGCCATGCGCATCTGGCTTGATCCTGCCAAGTTGCAGCAATATCAGCTGACCGCTGTTGATGTCCGCTCGGCGATACAGGAGCAGAACGTCCAGGTATCGTCCGGCCAACTCGGTGGTCTGCCCGCGCTGGAAACCCAGCAGCTCAACGCCACCATCATCGGCAAGACGCGTCTGGAAACACCTGAGCAGTTCCGCAAGATCCTGTTGAAGGTCAACGCAGACGGCTCTCAGGTGCGCCTACGCGACGTCGCCAAAGTCGAGCTCGGCGCGGAGAGCTATGCGATTCGCGCCGAATACAACGGTCAGCCTGCCGCAGGCCTGGGCATTCGCCTGGCCGCCGGTGGCAACGCGCTGGACACCGCCAACGCGGTGCGCGAGACCATATCCGAGCTGGAACCCTTCTTTCCGCCGGGCGTCGAGGTGGTTTACCCGTACGACACCACGCCAGTGATCTCGGCCTCGATCGAAGGTGTGGTGCACACGCTGGTCGAAGCCTTCGTGCTGGTCTTTCTGGTGATGTTCCTGTTCCTGCAGAATCTGCGGGCTACGCTGATTCCGACATTGGCCGTACCGGTGGTGATCCTCGGCACTTTCGCGATCCTGCTGACGTTCGGCTACAGCATTAACACACTCACCATGTTCGCCATGATTCTGGCTATCGGTCTGCTGGTGGACGATGCCATCGTGGTGGTGGAGAACGTCGAGCGGGTGATGCGCGAGGAGGGGCTCTCCGCCAAAGAGGCGACGCGCAAGTCCATGGGGCAGATCCAGGGCGCGCTCGTGGGGATCGGCGTGGTGCTTTCAGCCGTGTTACTGCCGATGGCCTTCTTCGGTGGCTCCACCGGGGTGATCTACCGCCAGTTCTCCATCACCATCGTCTCGGCCATGGTGCTGTCGGTGCTGGTCGCGCTGATTTTCACGCCGGCGTTGTGCGCCACTATCCTCAAGCCGCACGACGGTGACCACGAAGGCAAGCGCGGCTTCTTCGGCTGGTTCAACCGCACCTTCGACCGTGGCACCCGTCGCTACGAAAGCGGCGTGGCTGCTTTGTTGCGGCGCAAGGCGCCTTACTTGTTGATGTATCTGCTCATCGTTGGCGTGATGGTCTGGATGTTTACCCGCATTCCCACCGCGTTCCTGCCTGAGGAAGACCAGGGCGTGCTATTCGCCCAGGTGCAGACGCCAGCCGGCTCGTCCGCCAGCCGCACCCAGGAGGTGGTTGAGCAGATGCGCGACTACCTGTTGAAAGAGGAAAGCGAGACGGTACGTTCGGTGTTCACCATTACCGGCTTCAACTTCGCCGGTCGCGGCCAGAGCTCTGGCATGGCCTTCATCATGCTCAAGCCATGGGAGGAGCGCACCGAATCCGGGCAGGGTGTGTTCGACCTGGCCCAACGAGCCCAGGGGTATTTCTTCAGCCTGCGCGACGCCATGGTGTTCGCCTTCGCACCGCCAGCGGTGATGGAGCTGGGCAATGCGACCGGTTTCGACGTTTATCTGCAGGATCAGGCCGGGCTCGGTCACGAGGCCCTGACCCAAGCGCGTGATAAGTTCATGGAGCTGGCGGGTCAGGATCCGACGCTAACCGGGGTTCGCTTCAATGGCCTGCGGGACGAGCCGCAGTACCACCTGATCATCGACGATGAAAAGGCGCGTGCTCATGGTGTATCGCTCGCAACGATCAACGACTCGCTGTCCATCGCTTGGGGTTCGAGCTACGTCAACGACTTCATCGACCGCGGGCGCGTCAAGCGCGTTTACATGCAGGGCGAGCCCTCCTCGCGGATGAATCCTGAGGACCTTGGCAAGTGGTATGTGCGCAACGATGCCGGCGAGATGGTGCCGTTCACTGCCTTTGCCACCGGCGAATGGACCTACGGGCCACCCAAGCTGACGCGCTTCAATGGCGTGCCGGCGATGGAGATTCTCGGCTCTGCCGCCCCGGGCTACAGCTCCGGCGAGGCGATGGCCGCAGTCGAACGGATCGCCGAGCAATTGCCCACCGGCATTGGCTACTCCTGGACAGGCCAGTCCTATGAGGAGCGCCTGTCCGGATCGCAGGCGCCGGCCCTGTATGCTCTGTCGCTGCTGGTGGTGTTCCTCGCGCTCGCGGCGCTATACGAGAGCTGGGCGATTCCGTTCTCGGTCATGCTGGTCGTGCCGCTGGGTATCGTCGGCGCACTGGCGTTCACCATGGGGCGTGGGCTGTCTAATGACGTCTTCTTCCAGGTGGGGCTGCTGACTACCATTGGTTTGTCGGCGCGTAACGCGATCCTGATCGTCGAATTCGCCAAAACGCTGCATGAGCAGGGCATGACATTGGTCGACGCGGCAATCGAAGCCTGCCGCATACGTCTGCGGCCTATCGTGATGACCTCGCTCGCGTTCATGCTCGGTGTGCTTCCGCTGGCGATTTCCAGCGGCGCGGGCGCGGGTAGTAAGCATGCAATTGGTACTGGCGTGATCGGCGGCATGCTCAGCGCCATGTTGTTGGCCATATTCTGGGTACCGCTGTTCTATGTTGTGGTGTCTTCGCTGAGTGGGCGCAGAAAAAAGGTCGCTGATGAACCGAGGGGAGATTCGCAATGA
- a CDS encoding efflux RND transporter periplasmic adaptor subunit gives MSIKPANAALVPFLVVAVLLGGCRDDQAEGAAAAAPEEKPQVGIVTLKAEPFALTTELPGRTTAYRVAEVRPQVNGIIQKRLFTEGSEVKKGQQLYRIDSSVYEATLKSAEAQLASAKSLADRYGLLVKEQAVSQQAYDEARAASLQAQAELERAKIDVRYTKVLAPISGRIGRSAVTEGALVSNGQTQELATIQQFDPIYVDVTQPVQDLIALRGDLESGRLQQAGDNAAKARLILPGGSEYGHEGTLEVSEVAVDEGTGSVTLRAVFPNPDKNLLPGMFVHARLLAGVRQEALLVPQQGVTRNARGEPTAMVVGPDNKVELRQIKTERAVGNRWLVSDGLQPGDRVITEGLQFIRPGAEVDPRPAGNVQQGGPASDQAGAAPAAGQGE, from the coding sequence ATGTCAATCAAACCAGCCAATGCTGCTCTGGTCCCCTTTCTCGTTGTTGCAGTTTTGCTCGGCGGCTGTCGCGACGATCAGGCCGAAGGGGCAGCAGCGGCCGCGCCCGAGGAGAAGCCGCAGGTTGGCATCGTGACCCTGAAAGCTGAGCCGTTTGCATTGACTACCGAGCTACCGGGCCGCACCACGGCCTACCGTGTTGCCGAGGTTCGTCCGCAGGTCAATGGGATCATTCAGAAGCGCTTGTTTACCGAAGGCAGTGAAGTGAAGAAGGGGCAGCAGCTCTATCGGATCGATTCGTCGGTCTACGAGGCCACGTTGAAAAGTGCCGAGGCACAGCTAGCCTCGGCCAAGTCGCTGGCCGATCGTTATGGGCTGCTGGTCAAAGAGCAGGCGGTGAGCCAGCAGGCCTACGACGAGGCCCGGGCGGCGTCGCTGCAGGCTCAGGCCGAGCTCGAACGGGCGAAGATCGATGTCCGTTACACCAAGGTGCTTGCGCCCATCTCCGGTCGTATTGGCCGCTCTGCAGTGACCGAAGGGGCACTGGTCAGCAATGGCCAGACGCAGGAACTGGCAACTATTCAGCAGTTCGATCCGATCTATGTCGATGTGACCCAGCCGGTGCAGGACCTGATCGCGTTGCGCGGTGATCTGGAAAGTGGTCGGCTGCAGCAGGCCGGCGACAACGCTGCCAAAGCCCGACTGATATTGCCGGGCGGCTCCGAGTACGGTCATGAGGGTACGCTCGAAGTGTCTGAGGTAGCCGTGGACGAAGGCACCGGCTCGGTCACCCTGCGCGCCGTGTTCCCGAACCCGGACAAGAACCTGCTGCCGGGTATGTTCGTCCACGCGCGGCTGTTGGCCGGCGTTCGCCAGGAGGCCTTGCTGGTGCCGCAACAGGGCGTCACCCGCAATGCTCGCGGCGAGCCGACAGCGATGGTGGTTGGTCCGGATAACAAGGTCGAACTGCGCCAGATCAAGACGGAGCGCGCAGTGGGCAACCGCTGGCTGGTCAGCGACGGCTTGCAACCCGGCGACCGGGTCATCACCGAAGGGCTGCAGTTCATTCGCCCGGGCGCCGAGGTCGATCCACGCCCGGCCGGTAATGTCCAGCAGGGCGGGCCGGCCAGTGATCAGGCTGGCGCAGCGCCGGCCGCTGGCCAAGGGGAATAA